Proteins encoded by one window of Thunnus thynnus chromosome 3, fThuThy2.1, whole genome shotgun sequence:
- the LOC137180435 gene encoding tripartite motif-containing protein 16-like produces MAQKGDQLDRETISCSICLEPLKDPVTIPCGHSYCMSCIKTHWDGEDENNIYSCPQCRRTFTPRPDLVKSTVLADLVERLKNITLHAAPADHCYAGPEDVACDVCTGRKLKALKSCLVCLASYCEKHLQPHDDVAPLKKHKLVDPSEKLQENICSRHDEVMKMFCRTDQQSICYLCSVEEHKGHDTVSAAAERTERQRELEVSRQNIQQRIQDREKDVKMLQQEVEAVSRSADKAVEDSEKIFTELISLLQKRSSDVKQQIRSQQETEVSQVKELQEKLEQEITELKRKDAELKQLSHTEDHNQFLHNYPSLSQLSASTDSSSINIRPLRYFEDVTAAVSELRDQLQDILREKWTNISLAVTEVDVLLSEAEPKTRAEFLKYSHEITLDPNTANTELFLSDGNRKAELMSQHQLYSSHPDRFTGCCQVLSKESLTGRCYWEVEWGGGGVGVAVAYKDISRAGDSNECGFGFNDKSWALYYQTNSYKFWFNKIKTPVSGPGSSRVGVYLDHRAGILSFYNISETMTLLHRVQTTFTQPLHAGLYFYYPYYGDTAELCKLK; encoded by the coding sequence atggcgcagAAAGGGGATCAGCTGGACCGAGAAACAATCAGCTGTTCGATCTGTCTAGAAccactgaaggatccggtgactattccctgtggacacagttactgcatgagctgtattaaaacacactgGGATGGAGAAGATGAGAACAATATCTACAGCTGTCCTCAGTGCAGACGGACCTTCACACCAAGACCTGACCTGGTGAAAAGCACCGTGTTAGCAGATTTAGTGGAGCGGCTGAAGAATATTACACTCCATGCTGCTCcagctgatcactgctatgctggacctgaagatgtggcctgtgatgtctgcactgggaggaagctgaaagccctcaagtcctgtctggtgtgtctggcctcttactgtgagaaacacctccagCCTCATGATGATGTAGCtccattaaagaaacacaagctggtcgacccctcggagaagctccaggagaacatctgctctcgtcatgatgaggtgatgaagatgttctgccgtactgatcagcagagtatctgttatctctgctctgtggaggaacataaaggccacgacacagtctcagctgcagcagaaaggactgagaggcagagagagctcgaggtgagtcgacaaaacatccagcagagaatccaggacagagagaaagatgtgaagatgcttcagcaggaggtggaggccgtcagtcgctctgctgataaagcagtggaggacagtgagaagatcttcactgagctgatcagTCTcctccagaaaagaagctctgatgtgaagcagcagatcagatcccagcaggaaactgaagtgagtcaagtcaaagagcttcaggagaagctggagcaggagatcactgagctgaagaggaaagatgctgaactgaagcagctctcacacacagaggatcacaaccagtttctacacaactacccctcactgtcacaactcagtgcatctacagactcatccagcatcaatatccgtcctctgagatactttgaggatgtgacagcagctgtgtcagagctcagagatcaactacaggacatcctgagggagaaatggacaaacatctcactggcagtgactgaagtggacgttttactgtcagaagcagaacccaagaccagagctgagttcttaaaatattcacatgaaaTCAccctggatccaaacacagcaaacacagagctgtttttatctgatgggaacagaaaagcagaactAATGAGTCAACACCAGCTttattctagtcacccagacagattcactggaTGTTGTCAGGTCCTGAGTaaagagagtctgactggacgttgttactgggaggtggagtggggagggggaggagttggtgtagcagtcgcatacaaggatatcagcagagcaggagactCAAATGAATGTGGATTTGGTTTTAATGATAAATCTTGGGCTTTATATTATCAAACTAACAGTTACAAATTTTGGttcaacaaaatcaaaactcccgtctcaggtcctggttcctccagagtaggagtgtacctggatcacagagcaggtattctgtccttctacaacatctctgaaaccatgactctcctccacagagtccagaccacattcactcagcctctccaTGCTggactttatttttattatcctTATTATGGAgacacagctgagttgtgtaaactcaaatag
- the dzank1 gene encoding double zinc ribbon and ankyrin repeat-containing protein 1 isoform X1, whose protein sequence is MSAPPGSSRCYGDACVNGCWIRINQTVLFHPNRIVVVMTAGSVAAPLIIPIIHLQTHRAKNHIDTSTPVSIQSDTPAVLIFYTLDGSKPAAIQRGSAGSSRKYSEPILLPAGRVAVRALAVTSDGRESSTVTKVFFVELVDSNSRKEDEENFLQSDQQRPSEGTWWSAENSAGSSLRPPEPRMMGTTSSPSGPRFLKSRLGSPTAAATQTGPSQCSQSASLGVSKQLSSTQTTRIQRETDFLRCAQCLSLRPLDPLARFCAQCGAVVPPLPEQRLPPAEGGQMLRCLFCHTVVPVNTETCLICEASIHQQLQPQSSLRLQDHIVCVCCGSGNPAHISSCLTCESHLQPAVCVGNGGAPSVPSADSRMLSCSRCKRINHSDARYCDWCGSKPGHAASCVMCWRCGASGHPYAFYCAACGVFLEAPAPTTSSQVHCSNTTQPTGGATTNQASTSISHDATWKAMPSSGAVPAVPLAPPTAEQYTQTVGLYYPSATKLHRKEQQRALQLSRQQVSRDRQPLLTAISPGRGYWRKQLDHVCAHLRSYAQNNAPFRALLGEPRLGRMVSAVIQEDRYEVSLTVSFVSAGREEKQVDPEQVGPAGDGVLPAGRSETLSSVTERSANSSSLRNDLTALMKPLKLNPAPKPPVKDSQLLRELGPGRGQISVVQLLLDQGADPSCCGSDGRHALAVAVVNGHHDVLPVLVQQGADINQQSGQMKNTALHEAAALGSEGLQCAEVLLSCKAGLRRRNAAGQTAYDVAVSSGCNVMVSMLAARTGCDILGKLGKPKLNLDVF, encoded by the exons ATGAGCGCTCCACCGGGCAGCTCTCGTTGCTATGGTGACGCTTGTGTAAACGGCTGCTGGATCCGGATCAACCAAACCGTCCTGTTTCATCCAAA CCGGATAGTCGTCGTCATGACAGCAGGATCGGTGGCGGCTCCGCTCATCATTCCCATCAtccacctgcagacacacagagccaAGAACCACATCGACAccagcacacctgtctccatCCAGTCAG ACACTCCTGCAGTGCTGATCTTCTACACTCTGGATGGGTCGAAGCCGGCAGCCATACAACGGGGGTCAGCGGGCAGCAGCAGGAAGTACAGCGAGCCGATCCTGCTGCCCGCTGGTCGGGTGGCTGTCAGAGCTCTGGCTGTCACCAG TGACGGCAGAGAAAGCTCCACAGTGACGAAGGTTTTCTTTGTTGAACTTGTGGATTCAAACAGCAggaaggaggatgaggagaactTCCTGCAGAGCGACCAGCAG cgTCCGTCTGAAGGAACTTGGTGGTCTGCTGAGAACTCTGCCGGTTCGTCACTGAGGCCTCCAG AGCCGAGGATGATGGGAACCACCTCTTCTCCATCAGGTCCTCGTTTCCTGAAGAGTCGACTGGGATCTCCGACCGCCGCCGCCACCCAAACTGGTCCCTCTCAATGCTCCCAGTCAGCG agTTTGGGCGTATCGAAGCAGCTGAGCAGCACGCAGACGACCCGAATCCAAAGAGAGACCGACTTCCTGCG GTGCGCTCAGTGTTTGAGTCTTCGTCCTTTGGATCCTTTGGCTCGGTTCTGTGCTCAGTGTGGCGCTGTGGTTCCTCCGTTACCTGAACAGAGACTGCCCCCTGCTGAGGGAGGACAG ATGTTGCGCTGCTTGTTCTGTCACACTGTGGTTCCTGTGAACACTGAGACCTGTTTGATCTGTGAAGCTTCCATCCATCAACAGCTACAACCACAGTCCAGCCTTCgactgcag gatcatattgtttgtgtttgctgcGGAAGCGGAAATCCAGCTCACATCTCCAGCTGTTTGACCTGCGAGAGCCACCTGCAGCCg GCGGTGTGTGTCGGTAACGGCGGCGCCCCCTCTGTCCCGtcagcagacagcaggatgTTGTCGTGCTCCAGATGTAAACGTATAAACCACAGCGACGCCAGATACTGCGACTGGTGCGGCTCCAAG CCCGGCCATGCAGCCAGCTGTGTCATGTGTTGGCGGTGTGGAGCGAGCGGACACCCGTATGCCTTCTACTGCGCTGCCTGTGGCGTCTTCCTGGAGGCACCGGCCCCGACCACATCCTCTCAAGTACACTGCAGCAACACTACCCAGCCCACAGGGGGCGCCACCACCAACCAG GCTTCAACCTCGATTTCCCATGATGCCACCTGGAAGGCCATGCCCTCATCTGGCGCCGTGCCCGCTGTGCCGTTAGCCCCGCCCACTGCAGAGCAGTACACACAGACTGTAGGACTCTATTACCCATCAGCCACCAAGCTCCACAGgaaggagcagcagagggcGCTACAACTCAGCAGGCAGCAGGTGTCCAGAGACCGCCAACCACTGCTGACCGCCATTAGCCCAGGCCGAG GTTACTGGAGGAAGCAGCTGGATCATGTGTGTGCTCACCTGAGGAGCTACGCCCAGAACAACGCCCCCTTCAGGGCTCTGCTGGGAGAGCCTCGCCTGGGCCGG ATGGTTTCTGCTGTGATTCAGGAAGATCGCTACGAAGTCAGTCTGACTGTCAGCTTCGTGTCGGCTGGACGGGAAGAAAAACAG GTGGATCCTGAACAGGTCGGACCAGCAGGTGACGGCGTTTTACCTGCTGGTCGGTCTGAGACTCTGAGCAGCGTCACAGAGCGAtctgccaacagcagcagcctca GAAATGATCTGACAGCTCTGATGAAACCCCTCAAACTGAACCCAGCGCCCAAACCTCCG GTGAAGGACAGTCAGCTGCTGAGGGAGCTGGGTCCAGGTCGAGGTCAGATCAGCGTTGTCCAGCTGCTCCTGGATCAG GGGGCGGATCCCTCCTGCTGCGGGAGCGACGGCCGACACGCGCTGGCGGTTGCCGTGGTGAATGGTCACCATGATGTCCTTCCTGTTCTGGTGCAGCAAGGCGCCGACATCAACCAGCAGTCCGGACA
- the polr3f gene encoding DNA-directed RNA polymerase III subunit RPC6 has product MSEVKVKKEKNISDPAEIENRIKELCQQFPHGITDQVIQNDMPHLEPQQRAMAINKLLSLGLLDLLRNSSGLLYRMKDSQSASKMKGSDNQEKLVYQIIEDAGNKGIWSRDIRFKSNLPLTEINKILKNLESKKLIKAVKSVAASKKKVYMLYNLQPDRSVTGGAWYSDQDFESEFVEVLNQQCFKFLQSKAEAARDSKQSPMVQRNSSFATSHEVWKYICELGISKVDLSMDDIETILNTLIYDGKVEMTIIAAKEGTVGSVDGQMKLYRGVNPVIQPTGLVKTPCGICPVFDDCHEGGEISPSNCIYMSEWLDF; this is encoded by the exons atgtcagaagtcaaagtgaagaaggagaaaaacatttcGGACCCCGCAGAGATAGAAAACAG GATCAAAGAGCTGTGTCAGCAGTTTCCTCACGGCATCACCGACCAGGTGATCCAGAACGACATGCCTCACCTGGAGCCGCAGCAGAGAGCCATGGCCATCAACAAGCTGCTGTCACTG GGCCTGCTGGACCTGCTGAGGAACAGCTCAGGACTGCTGTACAGGATGAAGGACTCTCAGAGCGCCAG tAAGATGAAAGGTTCAGACAACCAGGAGAAGCTGGTCTACCAGATCATCGAAGACGCAGGAAACAAAG gCATCTGGAGCAGAGATATCCGTTTTAAGAGCAACCTTCCTCTGACGGAGATCAACAAGATCCTGAAGAACCTGGAGAGCAAGAAACTCATCAAAGCCGTCAAATCTGTCGCT GCGTCGAAGAAGAAGGTGTACATGCTGTACAACCTGCAGCCGGACCGCTCGGTGACGGGCGGGGCCTGGTACAGCGACCAGGACTTTGAGTCTGAGTTTGTGGAGGTTCTCAACCAGCAGTGCTTCAAGTTCCTGCAGAGCAAG gctgAAGCGGCGAGGGACAGTAAACAGAGCCCCATGGTTCAGAGGAACAGCTCCTTCGCCACCTCACATGAAGTCTGGAAGTACATCTGCGAGCTGGGAATCAGCAAG GTGGATCTGTCCATGGACGACATCGAGACCATCCTGAACACGCTGATCTACGACGGGAAGGTGGAGATGACCATCATCGCCGCTAAAGAGGGAACGGTGGGCAGCGTGGACGGACAGATGAAGCTCTACCGCGGCGTGAACCCCGTCATCCAGCCCACCGGCCTGGTGAAGACGCCCTGCGGAATCTGCCCG GTGTTTGACGACTGTCACGAAGGAGGAGAAATCTCTCCGTCAAACTGCATCTACATGAGCGAGTGGTTGGACTTCTGA